The following proteins are co-located in the Chryseobacterium daecheongense genome:
- a CDS encoding DUF423 domain-containing protein: MKTITLVFGAAYGMLSVILGAFGAHALKKILSVERLESFETGVRYQMYAAFFLLIIGFILKFETSSEKWVSILMIAGTMLFSFSIYFLSLQDYLGANLKFLGPITPLGGLLMILSWGMLILYFAKNRI; this comes from the coding sequence ATGAAAACAATTACTTTAGTATTTGGTGCCGCTTATGGCATGTTATCGGTTATTTTAGGTGCGTTCGGTGCGCACGCTTTAAAGAAAATATTGTCAGTTGAAAGGCTGGAAAGTTTTGAAACAGGAGTAAGATATCAAATGTATGCTGCTTTCTTTCTGTTGATCATTGGATTCATTTTGAAATTTGAAACCTCTTCAGAAAAATGGGTTTCTATTTTGATGATTGCAGGAACAATGCTGTTTTCATTTAGTATATACTTCCTGAGTTTGCAGGATTATTTGGGAGCTAACCTGAAATTCCTGGGACCGATTACTCCACTTGGAGGCCTTTTAATGATCCTTAGCTGGGGAATGCTTATTCTTTATTTTGCTAAAAATAGGATCTAA
- a CDS encoding TonB-dependent receptor, with protein sequence MKRQLLSLGLLFTAVSVSSQMKNAEADTIRIQTIEDINLHKTGNPNQARTLSTKSNLTVMENPQPIAIVTHEIIEQQQAKQLSDVIKNVNGIYLTSARGGSQDSFGGRGFIFGNDNIFKNGARVNSGVFPEVSGLERVEVLKGANAMLYGNVGPGGIVNLITKKPRFEFGGSVGLNGGSWNSYKPVFDIYGPLSQKVAFRVNGTYEYAESFRDMVESKKHYFNPSFVFNLSENTQLIVEGDYLYHNFTPDFGIGSVTDKTTGISRLATEVDRRSFLGANWQYQTNQQATTDVVLNHQLNSKWSLNAVASYQNYTKDYFSTERIQWQYESAKGNFDPSWNRTLGRNYTEQNYTSLQVNLNGEFKTGNIIHKVLFGADGDYGLADTYAYNFTNPTSINYGTLYLNNSSTWSNEGVMPETYRSSRNRIATKRFGLYAQDLISLSKEFKVLAGIRWSYLKNEDTEVKDFLKGTETPTVNSGLQAHALSPKVGLIYNPNDNLSVFATYTNSFSPNSGFDVNNLSLKASTIDQYEVGVKKNLWNNAIAVNLTAYQINNRDAYTSPYLADNKVALYKVYAGNIRSRGVELDITGNPTKYLSLIGGISYNNTVYTKTPDNGFVEDQRLVRTPALTANASIFYTFTDFAKGLKLGATAFYTGKRQAGWNDVKGQLQQTRMIDINGFTTVDISVGYSWNKFSIQGKVGNLFDVVNYNVHENYSVNPITPRNYYFTLTYRL encoded by the coding sequence ATGAAAAGACAATTACTTTCTTTAGGTCTTCTATTTACTGCTGTTTCAGTGAGTTCACAGATGAAAAATGCTGAAGCAGACACCATCAGAATTCAAACCATTGAGGACATCAATCTTCATAAAACAGGAAATCCTAACCAGGCAAGAACATTATCTACAAAATCAAACCTGACAGTAATGGAAAACCCTCAGCCCATAGCTATTGTAACTCATGAAATTATTGAGCAGCAACAAGCAAAGCAGCTAAGTGATGTTATTAAAAATGTGAATGGTATTTATTTGACATCTGCAAGAGGAGGATCTCAGGATAGCTTTGGAGGAAGAGGTTTTATATTTGGAAATGATAATATCTTCAAAAATGGAGCAAGAGTAAACAGTGGAGTTTTTCCTGAAGTAAGTGGACTTGAAAGAGTTGAAGTTTTAAAAGGTGCAAATGCTATGTTATATGGTAATGTAGGGCCAGGTGGAATTGTAAACCTTATAACTAAAAAACCAAGATTTGAATTTGGTGGATCTGTCGGATTAAACGGTGGAAGCTGGAATTCTTATAAACCTGTATTTGACATTTATGGACCTTTAAGCCAAAAGGTAGCCTTCAGAGTCAATGGAACTTATGAATATGCCGAAAGTTTCAGAGATATGGTAGAATCTAAAAAGCATTATTTCAACCCGTCTTTTGTTTTTAATTTGAGTGAAAACACACAACTAATTGTAGAGGGTGATTATTTATATCATAATTTCACTCCTGATTTTGGAATTGGAAGTGTTACTGATAAAACCACTGGAATATCCAGGTTAGCTACTGAAGTTGACCGCAGGAGTTTTTTAGGTGCCAACTGGCAATATCAAACCAACCAACAAGCCACTACAGACGTTGTTTTAAACCATCAATTGAACAGTAAATGGAGTCTAAATGCAGTTGCTTCCTACCAGAATTATACAAAAGATTATTTTTCAACAGAAAGAATTCAATGGCAGTATGAATCCGCAAAAGGAAATTTTGACCCATCCTGGAACAGAACTTTGGGAAGAAATTATACTGAACAAAATTACACTTCATTACAAGTTAACCTAAATGGAGAATTTAAAACCGGAAATATTATCCATAAGGTTCTATTTGGAGCAGATGGAGACTATGGTTTAGCTGATACTTATGCTTACAACTTTACTAATCCTACCAGCATTAACTATGGAACATTATATTTAAATAATTCTTCCACATGGTCTAATGAAGGTGTTATGCCTGAAACTTATAGATCATCAAGAAACAGAATAGCGACGAAAAGATTTGGTCTTTATGCACAAGACTTGATCAGCCTCAGCAAAGAGTTTAAAGTATTGGCAGGAATAAGATGGTCTTATTTAAAAAATGAAGATACAGAAGTAAAAGATTTCTTAAAAGGAACAGAAACGCCTACAGTAAACAGCGGTTTACAAGCTCATGCCTTATCGCCAAAAGTAGGATTAATCTATAATCCTAATGATAATTTATCTGTTTTTGCAACGTATACTAATTCATTCTCACCTAATTCAGGGTTTGATGTAAACAATCTATCTTTAAAAGCATCAACAATTGATCAATACGAAGTAGGGGTTAAGAAAAATTTATGGAACAATGCTATCGCTGTAAACTTAACAGCTTATCAAATAAATAACAGGGATGCTTACACATCTCCATATCTTGCAGATAACAAGGTGGCATTATATAAAGTATATGCCGGCAATATAAGAAGTAGAGGTGTTGAATTGGATATCACAGGAAACCCAACAAAATACCTGTCTTTAATAGGAGGTATTTCTTACAATAATACTGTGTATACAAAAACTCCAGATAACGGATTTGTTGAAGATCAAAGATTGGTAAGAACTCCTGCCCTTACAGCAAATGCGTCTATTTTTTATACCTTCACGGATTTTGCAAAAGGCCTGAAGCTAGGAGCTACAGCATTCTATACCGGAAAAAGACAAGCAGGCTGGAATGATGTAAAAGGGCAATTACAACAAACAAGAATGATTGATATTAATGGATTCACGACGGTTGATATAAGTGTCGGTTACAGTTGGAATAAGTTCTCTATTCAGGGTAAAGTGGGCAACCTGTTTGATGTCGTAAACTACAATGTTCATGAGAATTATTCAGTGAATCCGATCACACCTAGAAACTATTATTTTACATTGACATACAGACTTTAG
- a CDS encoding chloride channel protein has product MKINRRRRLIRTFNLLDQPIRFNPFVFSRTFFMWAFTGLVGGVIAGLYWIVLEYFTDFLAQYQGWMVIPTMAVCGLLAGLVIHFIGDPGEIHLIVNNIRFNKGKLDPKNNPSMILSSLFCVASGGSLGPEAPLVQVTGSTGTWLGKIFRLKGEELRSLSIAGMASGFTALFGAPLGGSLFSLEILHHKHAVEYYKAIIPALVASCFSYVMFALIIHLGIGATWNLKAYHYSGVYDFMYACMFAVVATFVGWLFIFVVKFFKKVFEYKNFPIYVKTLVGGIVLGIIAFYFPITRYFGHHEVNELIGGDFSLNFLLLILVFKILAIAITVTSGWRGGFIIPLFFVGTTLGLIIHHLFPSVDTTLAIVSCMAAINACVTRTPMSTTIILGTLTGFTYFVPILFASLTGYFLAPKIPFIGSQSEKITEE; this is encoded by the coding sequence ATGAAAATCAACAGAAGGCGAAGGTTAATCAGAACATTTAATCTTTTAGATCAGCCCATTAGATTTAATCCATTTGTATTCAGCCGGACATTTTTTATGTGGGCTTTTACAGGATTGGTAGGTGGAGTCATTGCCGGACTGTATTGGATTGTATTGGAATATTTTACTGACTTTTTAGCTCAGTATCAAGGTTGGATGGTGATTCCAACAATGGCCGTTTGCGGATTATTAGCCGGTCTTGTTATTCACTTCATCGGTGATCCGGGTGAAATTCATCTGATTGTTAATAATATCAGATTTAATAAAGGAAAGCTCGATCCTAAAAATAACCCTTCCATGATCTTGTCGTCACTTTTTTGTGTAGCTTCAGGAGGTAGTTTAGGGCCTGAAGCTCCCTTGGTTCAGGTAACGGGATCTACAGGAACCTGGCTAGGGAAGATTTTCAGATTGAAGGGCGAGGAGTTGAGGTCTTTAAGTATTGCAGGGATGGCATCCGGTTTCACTGCATTATTTGGTGCACCACTCGGTGGAAGTCTTTTTTCACTTGAAATTTTACATCATAAGCATGCTGTTGAATATTATAAAGCAATAATTCCTGCATTGGTCGCAAGCTGTTTCAGCTATGTAATGTTCGCATTGATTATTCATCTCGGGATAGGTGCTACATGGAACCTGAAAGCGTATCATTATTCCGGAGTTTACGATTTTATGTACGCCTGTATGTTTGCTGTTGTTGCAACATTTGTAGGATGGCTGTTTATTTTTGTAGTTAAGTTTTTCAAAAAAGTCTTCGAGTACAAAAACTTTCCCATCTATGTAAAAACATTAGTAGGTGGAATTGTTTTGGGTATTATTGCGTTTTACTTTCCCATTACCAGATACTTCGGACACCATGAAGTTAATGAGCTGATCGGAGGGGATTTTTCTCTGAACTTTTTACTTTTAATTCTGGTCTTTAAAATATTAGCGATAGCAATCACAGTGACTTCGGGCTGGAGAGGAGGGTTCATTATCCCTTTGTTTTTTGTGGGAACTACTTTGGGGCTGATCATACATCATCTTTTTCCATCAGTAGATACGACACTGGCAATTGTAAGCTGCATGGCTGCAATTAACGCTTGTGTAACCAGGACGCCTATGAGTACAACTATTATTCTTGGTACTTTAACAGGATTTACTTATTTTGTTCCGATACTTTTTGCGAGCTTAACAGGATATTTCCTGGCTCCGAAAATCCCTTTTATAGGATCTCAATCAGAAAAAATAACCGAAGAATAA
- a CDS encoding ABC-F family ATP-binding cassette domain-containing protein, giving the protein MNYVAAENLTKSYGLKVLFKNISFNINEGDKIAIVAKNGSGKSTLLKILMGKEIADSGNVIINKDIQVVLFDQEIDYDPTLTIEEFMMTLDSAPITALKNYHQSLHSTDLDFIEKALADMEAHKAWDLENEMKQILSQLKITNLEARMGTLSGGQIKRVALAKLLTETRAEHRHTLLIMDEPTNHLDVEMVEWLENYLNKAKITLLLVTHDRYFLDSVCGIIWEMEDGNLYFHNGSYATYLENKMIREDNLNATIDKANNLYRKELEWMRRQPKARTTKSKSRIDAFYETEKVAKTDTSKQGLELDFEMKRLGNKILELKNIDKSFGEKVLLKDFSYSFQRGEKVGIVGKNGAGKSTLLNIIQGLEKADKGEIETGETISFGYFSQKGLTYKEDERVIDFIKEIAEFYPLANGKSLSASQFLRLFLFDDQTQYSPISKLSGGEKRRLHLMYILYQNPNFLIFDEPTNDLDLPTLTVLENFLQQFQGSLIIVSHDRYFMDRIVDHVLAFEGNGKIRDFVGTFSEYREARSREEALEKNTAVKTEPVKETVPVVENTPPSSTKRKLSFKEQRELDTIEKEMPELEEQRSKILDKLNNEVDYEKIAKLSSELETVSEKLENHEMRWLELQELL; this is encoded by the coding sequence ATGAATTACGTTGCTGCTGAAAACCTTACCAAATCTTACGGACTAAAAGTTTTATTCAAAAATATTTCTTTCAATATTAATGAAGGAGACAAAATAGCCATTGTTGCTAAAAACGGAAGTGGAAAATCTACCCTGCTCAAGATCCTTATGGGAAAAGAAATTGCAGATAGTGGAAATGTAATTATCAATAAAGATATACAGGTTGTTTTATTTGACCAGGAAATTGATTATGATCCGACACTTACCATTGAGGAATTCATGATGACCCTTGATTCAGCTCCCATTACAGCGCTTAAAAATTATCATCAGTCACTCCACTCAACGGACCTTGATTTTATCGAGAAGGCTCTTGCGGATATGGAGGCCCATAAAGCCTGGGATCTGGAAAATGAGATGAAACAAATCCTTTCCCAACTTAAGATCACAAATCTCGAAGCCAGGATGGGAACACTTTCCGGAGGACAGATCAAGCGCGTTGCACTGGCCAAGCTTTTAACGGAAACCAGGGCAGAACATCGTCATACATTACTGATAATGGACGAGCCAACCAACCATTTGGATGTGGAAATGGTAGAGTGGCTTGAAAACTATCTTAATAAAGCCAAGATTACTTTACTGCTCGTAACCCACGACCGTTATTTCCTTGATAGTGTCTGCGGTATTATCTGGGAGATGGAAGACGGAAACCTTTATTTCCATAATGGTTCTTATGCTACCTATCTGGAAAATAAGATGATCAGAGAGGATAATCTTAATGCTACCATTGACAAGGCTAATAATCTTTACAGAAAAGAGCTGGAGTGGATGCGAAGACAGCCTAAGGCAAGAACCACGAAATCTAAAAGCAGAATTGATGCTTTTTACGAAACTGAAAAAGTAGCAAAAACAGACACTTCAAAACAAGGTCTGGAACTGGATTTTGAAATGAAACGCCTTGGCAATAAAATTCTAGAATTAAAGAATATAGATAAAAGTTTTGGTGAGAAGGTTTTACTAAAAGATTTTAGTTATTCTTTCCAACGTGGGGAGAAAGTTGGAATCGTAGGTAAAAACGGAGCGGGAAAATCTACTCTTTTAAATATTATCCAGGGCCTTGAAAAAGCAGATAAAGGAGAAATAGAAACAGGAGAAACCATTTCTTTTGGTTATTTTTCGCAAAAAGGGCTCACTTACAAAGAAGATGAGAGAGTCATTGACTTTATTAAAGAAATTGCCGAGTTCTATCCTTTAGCCAACGGAAAGAGTCTTTCGGCATCACAGTTTTTAAGGTTGTTTTTATTTGATGATCAAACGCAATATTCTCCTATTTCAAAATTATCCGGTGGGGAAAAAAGAAGATTGCACCTGATGTATATCCTGTATCAGAATCCTAATTTTTTGATTTTTGATGAGCCTACGAATGATCTTGATCTTCCAACATTAACAGTCCTTGAAAACTTCCTTCAACAGTTCCAGGGATCTTTGATTATAGTTTCCCACGACAGATATTTCATGGACAGAATTGTAGATCATGTTTTGGCTTTTGAAGGCAATGGAAAAATCAGAGATTTTGTAGGGACCTTCTCAGAATACAGGGAAGCCAGAAGTCGCGAGGAAGCATTAGAAAAAAATACGGCTGTAAAGACTGAGCCGGTTAAGGAAACTGTTCCTGTAGTGGAAAATACACCACCTTCCAGTACGAAACGAAAATTAAGTTTCAAAGAGCAGAGGGAACTTGACACGATTGAAAAAGAAATGCCTGAACTTGAAGAACAGCGCTCCAAAATTCTGGACAAACTTAACAATGAAGTAGATTATGAGAAAATAGCTAAGCTTTCTTCAGAGTTGGAAACGGTTTCAGAAAAACTGGAAAACCATGAAATGAGATGGCTGGAACTTCAGGAGCTCCTTTAA
- a CDS encoding mechanosensitive ion channel family protein, producing MEKIGLSYVEVVYRVLQSWYLKFAELTPKLIVGILVFSFFLFSSKYLSKLAVKLFHKLFPKSEKESSLVTLLAVFRFIIMLMGSFIALEIMGFSSFLWKFIGSLGVAGVIAGVALKDLVSSIFSGMLIGIDKAFKVGDYVSIGNNSGTVQEIGFLTTKIITDDGKKVYIPNQVIFNSPFSNITASPQRRIILNFEIPADEDINKAQMGILEVIKGLEYVDKLDTAEVVFTDLKQGIFNLQAKFWMTIGANITRVKSDAYMKIKQRLDSDNILLVTPTSINITGGESNSSPTSNQDK from the coding sequence ATGGAGAAAATTGGTTTAAGCTATGTTGAAGTGGTCTACAGAGTTCTACAAAGCTGGTATTTAAAATTTGCAGAACTGACCCCTAAATTGATTGTGGGCATACTGGTTTTTTCTTTCTTCTTATTTTCAAGTAAATATTTAAGTAAACTTGCCGTAAAGCTCTTTCATAAATTATTTCCTAAAAGTGAAAAAGAAAGTTCATTGGTAACTTTACTGGCCGTATTCCGGTTTATCATTATGCTAATGGGTAGTTTTATTGCATTAGAAATAATGGGATTCAGCAGTTTTCTATGGAAATTCATCGGAAGTCTGGGAGTTGCAGGGGTTATCGCCGGGGTTGCTTTAAAGGATCTGGTGTCCAGTATATTTTCAGGAATGCTTATTGGAATCGATAAAGCCTTTAAAGTGGGTGATTATGTATCTATCGGTAATAACTCAGGAACAGTACAGGAAATTGGTTTTCTGACAACAAAGATTATAACCGATGACGGTAAAAAGGTTTATATTCCCAATCAGGTCATTTTTAATTCTCCTTTTTCAAATATCACTGCTTCTCCGCAGAGAAGAATAATCCTGAATTTTGAAATTCCGGCTGATGAAGATATCAACAAGGCGCAAATGGGAATTCTGGAAGTAATAAAAGGATTAGAATATGTAGACAAACTGGATACTGCTGAGGTTGTATTTACCGATCTTAAACAAGGGATATTCAATCTACAGGCTAAATTCTGGATGACCATTGGAGCCAACATCACCCGCGTAAAGAGTGATGCATATATGAAGATCAAGCAACGTCTTGATTCGGATAACATCCTGTTAGTAACCCCGACCAGCATCAATATTACAGGAGGAGAAAGCAATAGCAGTCCTACATCAAATCAGGACAAATAG
- a CDS encoding peroxiredoxin — protein MSIKLGDTAPNFQAETTAGDLDFYNYLGDSWGILFSHPADYTPVCTTELGFTSKLKSEFEARKTKVIALSVDGVEDHQNWIRDINETQNTDVQFPIIADKDRKISELYDFIHPNASATATVRSLLIIDPDKKVRLIITYPASTGRNFNEIIRVLDSLQLVDSHKVATPVNWKNGEDVIIPPSISTEEAREIFPKGVTEIKPYLRYTPQPNT, from the coding sequence ATGTCAATCAAACTAGGAGATACCGCACCCAATTTTCAGGCAGAAACTACTGCCGGTGATCTTGACTTTTATAATTATCTGGGAGATTCCTGGGGGATTTTATTCTCGCACCCTGCAGATTATACTCCGGTTTGCACTACGGAGCTTGGCTTTACATCAAAGCTAAAGTCCGAATTTGAAGCAAGGAAAACCAAAGTAATTGCATTGAGTGTAGATGGAGTAGAAGACCATCAGAACTGGATCCGGGACATTAATGAAACTCAAAATACGGATGTGCAATTTCCTATTATTGCAGATAAAGACAGGAAAATTTCGGAATTGTATGATTTCATCCATCCTAATGCTTCAGCAACTGCAACCGTACGCTCTTTGCTTATCATTGATCCGGATAAAAAAGTACGTTTGATTATAACTTATCCTGCTTCTACGGGAAGGAATTTTAATGAAATTATAAGGGTTCTTGACTCTCTTCAATTGGTGGATTCCCATAAAGTGGCTACCCCTGTAAACTGGAAAAATGGAGAAGATGTCATTATTCCACCGTCTATATCAACAGAAGAAGCCCGGGAAATTTTTCCTAAAGGCGTTACAGAAATAAAGCCGTATTTAAGATATACGCCTCAACCGAATACATGA
- the sucC gene encoding ADP-forming succinate--CoA ligase subunit beta, giving the protein MNLHEYQSKEILSKYGVAIQRGFVANNVDEAVAAAKKLTAETGAQGWVVKAQIHAGGRGKGGGVKFSPNMDKLKENAQNIIGMQLVTPQTSAEGKKVNSVLVAEDVYYPGETETKEFYVSILLDRAEGKNTIVYSTEGGMDIEHVAEVTPHLIHKEIIDPALGLQGFQARKIAFNLGLEGNAFKEFVKFIGSLYNAYTGIDASLFEINPVLKTSDNKIIAVDAKVTLDDNSLFRHKDLAELRDTREEDPMDVEAGEAGLNFVKLDGNVACMVNGAGLAMATMDIIKLSGGNPANFLDVGGTADAQRVQTAFGIILRDPNVKAILINIFGGIVRCDRVAQGVVDAYKAMGSLPVPLIVRLQGTNAVEAKKLIDESGLPVHSAITLEEAANKVKEVLA; this is encoded by the coding sequence ATGAATCTTCACGAGTATCAATCAAAAGAGATTTTATCAAAGTATGGAGTAGCTATCCAACGTGGTTTCGTTGCAAACAACGTAGATGAAGCTGTAGCTGCTGCTAAAAAACTAACTGCTGAAACTGGCGCTCAAGGGTGGGTAGTAAAAGCTCAGATCCACGCAGGTGGTCGTGGTAAAGGTGGTGGTGTAAAGTTCTCTCCAAACATGGATAAGCTTAAAGAAAACGCTCAGAACATCATCGGAATGCAGTTGGTAACTCCACAAACTTCTGCTGAGGGTAAAAAAGTAAATTCTGTTTTGGTTGCAGAGGATGTATATTATCCGGGTGAAACAGAAACTAAAGAATTCTATGTTTCTATTTTATTAGACAGAGCTGAAGGTAAAAATACAATCGTATATTCTACTGAAGGTGGTATGGATATCGAACATGTTGCTGAAGTAACACCTCATTTGATTCACAAAGAAATCATTGATCCTGCTTTAGGTCTTCAAGGTTTCCAGGCTAGAAAGATTGCTTTCAACTTAGGTCTTGAAGGAAATGCTTTCAAAGAATTTGTAAAATTCATCGGTTCTCTTTACAACGCATATACAGGAATTGATGCTTCTCTTTTCGAAATCAACCCTGTTTTAAAAACTTCTGATAATAAAATTATCGCAGTAGATGCTAAAGTAACTTTAGATGACAACTCATTGTTCCGTCACAAAGATTTAGCTGAGCTAAGAGATACCAGAGAAGAAGATCCAATGGATGTTGAAGCTGGTGAAGCTGGTCTTAACTTCGTAAAATTAGATGGTAACGTTGCTTGTATGGTAAACGGTGCGGGTCTTGCGATGGCGACTATGGATATCATTAAATTATCAGGTGGTAATCCTGCTAACTTCCTTGACGTTGGAGGAACTGCTGATGCTCAGAGAGTACAGACTGCTTTCGGAATTATCTTAAGAGATCCGAACGTAAAAGCAATCTTAATCAACATCTTCGGAGGTATCGTAAGATGTGATAGAGTAGCTCAGGGTGTTGTAGATGCTTACAAAGCGATGGGAAGCTTACCAGTTCCATTGATCGTGAGATTACAGGGAACCAATGCAGTTGAAGCTAAGAAATTAATTGACGAGTCTGGTCTTCCGGTACACTCTGCAATTACTTTAGAGGAAGCTGCTAACAAAGTAAAAGAAGTATTAGCATAA
- a CDS encoding Gfo/Idh/MocA family oxidoreductase translates to MQLVKAGLCAFGMSGKIFHAPFLKEHPGFFIAAVVERSKEESKDQYPEATIYRSVEEMLQHADVELVIINTPVQTHYEYAKKALEAGKNIIVEKPFTVNVSEAEELVQLAEEKGLFLSVYQNRRFDRDFLQVQKILGEGKLGNIKEVEIRFDRFRTTPSGKQHKESPDQLGAGSLHDLGAHLVDQAVQYFGYPEKLFADVFSMKGATFANDYFEILLFYKDALRVRLKSSVFSKEGHYAYTIHGDRGTFLQERTDNQENELVGGAVPTYGKEWTQPLKEADGILNFLNDHSETERVLTSSEAGDYMNYYQQIYEHIVFGYALPSPGKEVIQNMKIIDASLESAKEEKVIKL, encoded by the coding sequence ATGCAATTGGTAAAAGCAGGGCTTTGTGCCTTTGGAATGAGTGGAAAAATTTTCCATGCACCCTTTTTGAAGGAGCATCCGGGATTTTTTATTGCTGCTGTGGTTGAAAGAAGTAAAGAAGAGTCTAAGGATCAATATCCGGAAGCAACCATTTACCGTTCTGTGGAAGAAATGCTTCAGCATGCAGATGTAGAGCTGGTCATTATCAATACACCGGTTCAGACACATTATGAATATGCCAAAAAAGCATTGGAAGCGGGTAAGAACATTATTGTGGAAAAACCTTTTACCGTAAATGTTTCTGAAGCGGAAGAACTGGTACAACTGGCTGAGGAAAAAGGACTGTTTCTTAGTGTATATCAAAACCGAAGATTTGACCGGGATTTTTTACAGGTTCAAAAAATTCTGGGTGAAGGAAAATTAGGAAACATTAAAGAGGTTGAGATCCGTTTTGACCGGTTCCGGACTACACCCAGCGGAAAACAACATAAAGAAAGCCCCGATCAATTGGGAGCCGGGTCACTTCATGATTTAGGAGCTCATTTGGTAGATCAGGCTGTACAATATTTTGGATATCCTGAAAAACTTTTTGCAGATGTATTTTCTATGAAAGGAGCGACGTTTGCCAACGATTATTTTGAGATTCTGTTATTTTATAAAGACGCTTTGAGAGTAAGGCTTAAATCTTCTGTTTTTAGTAAAGAAGGTCATTATGCCTATACCATTCATGGAGACCGGGGAACTTTCCTGCAGGAGAGAACCGATAATCAGGAAAATGAATTGGTAGGAGGCGCTGTTCCCACGTACGGAAAGGAATGGACACAGCCTTTGAAAGAAGCGGATGGAATTTTAAACTTTTTGAATGATCATTCAGAAACAGAAAGAGTGCTTACCTCAAGTGAAGCTGGAGATTATATGAATTACTATCAGCAGATTTACGAACATATCGTGTTTGGATATGCATTGCCATCTCCTGGAAAAGAAGTTATTCAGAATATGAAAATCATTGATGCTTCTTTAGAAAGTGCAAAAGAAGAAAAAGTAATTAAACTATAA